A window from Fusarium musae strain F31 chromosome 8, whole genome shotgun sequence encodes these proteins:
- a CDS encoding hypothetical protein (EggNog:ENOG41), which produces MSGINNETPPNALKSWQVRALAKGRTPLPESPGFRPWLETSSNQDVSEPGQQALLTTRSFSASLASTPGAALSISEAETSSNPGYKFWNQDEMKRLIELKREGNSWRDISHYFPGRSIEALRQAYHKRRAIAEEQMRLVAIEKEDQPKE; this is translated from the exons ATGTCTGGGATCAACAACGAAACGCCTCCTAATGCTCTGAAGTCCTGGCAAGTACGGGCTTTGGCGAAAGGCAGAACACCCTTACCAGAGAGCCCTGGTTTTCGACCATGGCTGGAAACCAGCTCGAACCAGGACGTGTCTGAGCCTGGACAGCAAGCCCTGCTGACTACAAGATCATTCTCTGCTTCACTTGCCTCAACTCCCGGGGCAGCCCTCTCCATATCGGAGGCTGAGACG AGCAGCAACCCGGGCTACAAGTTCTGGAACCAAGACGAAATGAAGCGGCTCATCGAGCTGAAGAGAGAGGGGAATTCATGGAGAGATATCAGC CATTACTTTCCTGGGCGATCTATCGAAGCGCTTAGACAAGCATATCACAAGCGGAGAGCAATTGCCGAAGAACAGATGCGCCTGGTCGCCATTGAAAAGGAAGATCAGCCGAAGGAATAA